A single window of Methanothermobacter marburgensis str. Marburg DNA harbors:
- a CDS encoding PepSY domain-containing protein: MINSKILASVAIVLIIGAVAAGYHVSQNSETLWKFTNPQGGQSQGPQQGESSVHSESPSTTSSQGGSGSGSGGASDMNVKISSSEAKSIAQKYIKQEGATAGTPRLVTLNGKRVYIVPVEINGQAVGEIYIDPITGENLGGAGGAP, from the coding sequence ATGATAAACTCAAAGATCCTAGCATCAGTGGCAATAGTCCTGATAATTGGAGCTGTTGCAGCAGGTTATCATGTGAGTCAGAATTCCGAAACACTGTGGAAGTTCACCAACCCCCAGGGGGGTCAGAGCCAGGGCCCACAGCAGGGTGAGTCAAGCGTCCACAGTGAATCCCCCTCAACCACATCATCTCAGGGTGGCAGTGGTTCAGGTTCAGGTGGGGCTTCAGATATGAATGTGAAGATCTCATCTTCAGAGGCAAAGAGCATCGCGCAGAAGTACATAAAACAGGAGGGTGCCACTGCAGGGACCCCAAGGCTTGTTACGTTAAACGGTAAAAGGGTTTACATTGTGCCCGTGGAGATTAACGGCCAGGCCGTTGGGGAGATCTACATTGACCCCATCACAGGCGAAAACCTTGGAGGGGCTGGTGGTGCTCCATGA
- a CDS encoding RNA-protein complex protein Nop10: MKMRRCRSCMEYTLRDVCPRCGGSTGVVYPPKFSPEDRYGEYRRRLKREVLLEK; encoded by the coding sequence ATGAAGATGAGAAGATGCCGTTCATGCATGGAGTACACCCTTAGGGATGTATGCCCCCGCTGCGGTGGATCAACAGGGGTTGTTTATCCCCCAAAATTTTCCCCTGAGGACAGGTATGGCGAATACCGGAGAAGACTCAAAAGAGAGGTTTTACTTGAGAAGTAG
- a CDS encoding translation initiation factor IF-2 subunit alpha, producing the protein MVRRKNEWPEEGELVVGTVHKVLNYGAFATLEEYPGKEAFIHISEVSSGWVKNIRDFVRENQKIVARVLRVNPRKGHVDVSMKRIREDQRTKKIQAWKIEQKAEKFLELAAKDLGKDLDTAYEEVGYELMDIFGDLYGAFETAAEEGENALLEEGVPEDWAAVITEVAKRNITPPEVQITGYVDIKSYAPNGVEIIRKALKSAQDEGITVQAVGAPRYRLIVKSTDYLKAEKQLKEAAQRCIDIVEKEGGEGEFLRELT; encoded by the coding sequence ATGGTAAGAAGAAAAAATGAATGGCCTGAAGAGGGTGAACTGGTGGTTGGGACCGTTCACAAGGTCCTCAACTACGGCGCCTTCGCAACCCTGGAGGAATATCCAGGGAAGGAGGCTTTCATTCACATATCCGAGGTATCCTCTGGATGGGTTAAGAATATAAGGGACTTCGTAAGGGAGAACCAGAAGATAGTTGCCAGGGTCCTCCGCGTGAACCCAAGGAAGGGGCACGTGGATGTTTCCATGAAAAGGATAAGGGAGGACCAGCGTACAAAGAAGATCCAGGCCTGGAAGATAGAGCAGAAGGCTGAAAAGTTCCTTGAACTGGCAGCAAAGGACCTGGGAAAGGACCTCGACACGGCCTACGAGGAGGTCGGATACGAACTCATGGACATATTCGGCGACCTCTACGGCGCATTTGAAACCGCTGCAGAGGAGGGTGAAAATGCACTTCTGGAGGAGGGCGTCCCAGAGGACTGGGCCGCTGTCATAACAGAGGTTGCCAAACGTAACATAACACCCCCCGAGGTTCAGATCACAGGATATGTTGATATAAAGTCATATGCACCCAACGGTGTTGAAATAATCAGGAAGGCCCTTAAATCCGCCCAGGATGAGGGCATAACCGTCCAGGCCGTCGGGGCCCCCAGGTACAGGCTTATAGTGAAATCAACAGATTACCTCAAGGCCGAGAAACAGCTCAAGGAAGCGGCCCAGAGGTGCATAGATATAGTGGAAAAAGAGGGTGGAGAGGGAGAATTCCTCCGTGAACTGACATGA
- a CDS encoding TIGR00375 family protein, with translation MILNADLHIHSCFSRATSRNMVIEAIAPQAKLKGLHIVGTGDAFHPGWRKIIEESTEYAGDGVYVRDECSFIITAEVEDSRRIHHLIILPSLEAAEEMGERMPSTTTSDGRPRVRMNGAQILEMVHEYDGIAGPAHAFTPWTSMYKSYDTYMDCYGKRPDFLELGLSADTEMADKISELADIPFLTNSDAHSPWPHRLGREFNQLEMDDISFTSLKRSIRKCRIRANYGLDPRLGKYHMTACTRCYRIYSPEEALQMKMKCPCGGRIKKGVDYRIYELSTWDEPHHPPHRPPYVHIMPLAEIIGMKYGKGVTTKFVQGIWEGLVGEFGTEIDVLLSAPIEDIGSIDAGVAVAVEAFREGSLTVIPGGGGKYGEIRFPAETLDAYFR, from the coding sequence ATGATTTTAAATGCCGATCTACATATACACAGCTGTTTTTCAAGGGCAACATCCCGCAACATGGTCATTGAAGCAATAGCGCCCCAGGCAAAACTCAAGGGCCTCCATATCGTGGGAACAGGGGACGCATTCCACCCTGGGTGGAGGAAAATCATTGAGGAATCCACGGAATACGCAGGGGATGGTGTGTATGTGCGGGATGAGTGCAGCTTCATAATAACCGCGGAGGTTGAGGACTCAAGGAGGATTCACCACCTCATAATACTTCCATCCCTGGAGGCTGCAGAGGAAATGGGGGAGAGGATGCCCTCAACCACCACCTCAGATGGAAGACCCAGGGTGCGGATGAACGGGGCCCAGATACTTGAAATGGTACATGAATACGATGGTATCGCGGGTCCGGCACATGCCTTCACACCATGGACCAGCATGTACAAATCATATGACACCTACATGGACTGCTACGGAAAAAGGCCGGATTTCCTTGAACTGGGACTCTCTGCGGACACTGAAATGGCCGATAAGATATCTGAACTTGCAGATATACCATTCCTCACAAATTCAGATGCCCACTCACCGTGGCCCCACAGGCTTGGGAGGGAGTTCAACCAGCTTGAAATGGATGACATATCCTTCACATCCCTCAAAAGGTCAATCAGGAAGTGCAGGATCAGGGCAAACTATGGCCTGGACCCCCGCCTTGGAAAGTACCATATGACCGCATGTACAAGGTGCTACAGGATTTACAGCCCTGAAGAGGCACTTCAGATGAAGATGAAATGCCCCTGCGGAGGCAGGATCAAGAAGGGTGTTGACTACAGGATCTATGAACTTTCAACCTGGGATGAGCCACACCATCCCCCCCACAGGCCGCCGTATGTCCATATCATGCCCCTTGCAGAGATAATAGGGATGAAGTATGGTAAGGGTGTCACAACAAAGTTCGTGCAGGGCATCTGGGAGGGCCTTGTGGGGGAGTTCGGGACAGAGATCGATGTCCTTCTCAGTGCCCCCATTGAGGATATTGGAAGTATCGATGCCGGTGTTGCGGTGGCAGTTGAGGCCTTTCGAGAGGGCTCACTCACCGTGATACCCGGCGGCGGGGGTAAATACGGTGAGATAAGGTTCCCTGCCGAGACACTTGACGCATACTTCAGGTAG
- a CDS encoding proteasome assembly chaperone family protein — protein MRETTINILEDVELSSPVFIEALPGIGHVGKLAADHIIDELQAVRFAELYSPSFPPQVLVDENGIVEPMKNEFYYLRDAGEDKRDYIILVGNTQGLSPEGQYEICGMILDFVEGYGVERIYTLGGLATGQPVEKARVYGAATDMELAESLKDHDVILRSADGGIIGASGLLLGMGRMRGMRGVCLMGETPGYFIDAEAARALLEVLLEMTKLQVDLEKLEERAEETRKMISRAQQMEQEMIDRLNLKPGEEDLRYIG, from the coding sequence ATGAGGGAAACAACCATAAATATTCTGGAGGATGTTGAACTTTCCAGCCCGGTTTTCATTGAGGCACTTCCAGGGATAGGGCATGTCGGGAAACTCGCCGCTGACCATATAATAGATGAACTCCAGGCTGTCAGGTTCGCTGAACTCTACTCTCCATCATTCCCACCACAGGTTCTGGTAGATGAGAATGGCATAGTTGAACCAATGAAGAACGAGTTCTACTACCTCAGGGATGCAGGTGAGGATAAAAGGGATTATATAATACTTGTTGGGAACACCCAGGGTCTTTCACCTGAGGGCCAGTATGAGATCTGCGGCATGATACTCGACTTTGTTGAGGGCTACGGGGTTGAGAGGATATACACCCTTGGAGGACTTGCAACCGGCCAGCCTGTTGAAAAGGCAAGGGTTTACGGTGCAGCCACGGACATGGAACTTGCTGAGAGCCTTAAAGATCATGATGTTATCCTTCGCTCTGCAGATGGGGGTATAATAGGTGCATCGGGACTACTCCTTGGAATGGGAAGGATGAGGGGTATGCGTGGAGTTTGCCTCATGGGTGAAACACCAGGCTACTTCATAGATGCGGAGGCTGCAAGGGCGCTTCTGGAGGTGCTCCTTGAGATGACAAAGCTCCAGGTTGACCTTGAGAAACTCGAGGAGCGTGCAGAGGAGACACGGAAGATGATCTCCAGGGCCCAGCAGATGGAGCAGGAGATGATTGACAGGCTGAATCTCAAACCCGGCGAGGAGGACCTCCGTTACATAGGTTAA
- a CDS encoding proteasome assembly chaperone family protein has protein sequence MIKTETECCTIYAEDVEDAVVLEGSPGVGLIGNILGWLLVEDLKMKEIGYIDSKYFPPLAVLYKGVAIHPFRIYEGEGIVLFLSDFILPPAVVYDMTNAIVDWMTRNSSRELITFNSMVVREKSQPVAGAGNSQEVIQRLADLGIPIVPFGNLNGISGTLLTRCAVKDIPASCLFAEILNPYPDPRAAASVVEVLNEMLGTNVNPEPLLQEAQAIESRLKKLAETVQGEAETPIYM, from the coding sequence ATGATCAAAACAGAAACCGAATGCTGTACAATTTATGCGGAGGATGTTGAGGATGCCGTTGTCCTTGAGGGCTCCCCTGGTGTGGGGCTCATAGGCAACATCCTCGGGTGGCTCCTTGTTGAGGACCTCAAAATGAAGGAGATAGGGTACATTGACTCCAAGTACTTCCCTCCACTTGCGGTTCTCTACAAGGGGGTCGCAATACATCCCTTCAGGATATATGAGGGGGAGGGGATAGTGCTCTTCCTCTCGGATTTCATCCTTCCACCTGCGGTGGTCTATGACATGACAAATGCAATTGTGGACTGGATGACCCGCAACAGCAGCAGGGAACTCATAACCTTCAACAGCATGGTTGTCCGTGAAAAGTCGCAGCCGGTTGCAGGTGCAGGTAACAGCCAGGAGGTCATCCAGAGACTCGCAGATCTCGGAATACCCATAGTCCCCTTCGGTAACCTCAACGGTATTTCAGGAACACTGCTTACAAGGTGCGCTGTTAAGGATATACCTGCCTCATGCCTCTTTGCAGAGATACTAAACCCCTACCCCGACCCCAGGGCCGCTGCAAGTGTTGTTGAGGTTCTAAATGAGATGCTGGGTACAAATGTTAACCCCGAGCCACTCCTACAGGAGGCCCAGGCCATAGAGTCACGCCTCAAGAAGCTCGCAGAGACCGTTCAGGGGGAGGCAGAAACACCCATCTACATGTAA